The following are encoded together in the Perca flavescens isolate YP-PL-M2 chromosome 22, PFLA_1.0, whole genome shotgun sequence genome:
- the smarcd3b gene encoding SWI/SNF-related matrix-associated actin-dependent regulator of chromatin subfamily D member 3 isoform X4, translating into MATEETAGGARKATKSKLFEFLVHGVRPGMPSGARMPHQGAPMGPPGPPYGGSPAVRPGLPSPVMEPSRKRPAPSQQVQQQQQQQQQQQAVQSRARKKPVGFPGANEMPARQMDMREPQSDPTLGSNAKRRKMADKILPQRIRELVPESQAYMDLLAFERKLDQTIMRKRVDIQEALKRPMKQKRKLRLYISNTFNPARPDADDSDGSIASWELRVEGKLLDDPGKQKKKFSSFFKSLVIELDKDLYGPDNHLVEWHRTPTTQETDGFQVKRPGDVSVRCTLLLMLDYQPPQFKLDPRLARLLGIHTQARSCIIQALWQYVKTNKLQDSHDKEYINCDKYFQQIFDCPRLKFSEIPQRLTNLLLPPDPIVINHVISVDPNDQKKTACYDIDVEVEDPLKGQMSSFLLSTANQQEIASLDNKIHETIESINQLKIQRDFMLSFSRDPKGYIQDWLKSQSRDLKLMTDVVGNPEEERRAAFYHEPWSQEAVSRYFYCKIQQRRQELEQALAVRNT; encoded by the exons CGTCCTGGCATGCCGTCTGGAGCGAGGATGCCCCACCAGGGAGCTCCCATGGGCCCCCCCGGCCCACCGTACGGAGGGAGCCCGGCGGTGCGGCCCGGCCTGCCCTCCCCGGTGATGGAGCCCAGTCGTAAGAGGCCTGCACCCTCCCAGCaggtccagcagcagcagcagcaacagcagcagcagcaagccgTCCAGAGCCGGGCCAGAAA GAAGCCAGTTGGATTCCCCGGAGCCAATGAGATGCCGGCGAGGCAGATGGACATGAGAGAGCCCCAATCAGATCCCACGCTCGGATCAAA tGCTAAGAGAAGGAAAATGGCAGACAAGATTCTTCCGCAAAGG ATCCGTGAGCTGGTCCCCGAGTCTCAGGCCTACATGGATCTGCTGGCATTTGAGCGCAAACTGGACCAGACCATCATGCGCAAACGTGTGGACATCCAGGAGGCACTGAAGAGACCAATGAAg CAGAAGCGTAAACTGAGGCTTTACATATCGAACACGTTTAATCCTGCCAGACCCGACGCTGATGACTCAGATGGcagcattgcatcgtgggaacTCCGAGTAGAGGGGAAGTTGCTGGACGAT CCGgggaaacagaagaagaagttttCTTCGTTTTTCAAGAGCCTGGTGATTGAGCTGGACAAAGACCTCTACGGTCCTGACAACCACCTGGTTGAG TGGCACCGCACGCCCACCACTCAGGAGACGGACGGCTTCCAGGTGAAAAGGCCGGGGGACGTGAGCGTGCGCTGCActctgctgctgatgctggACTACCAG CCTCCCCAGTTTAAGCTGGACCCTCGCCTGGCTCGCCTGCTTGGCATTCACACTCAGGCTCGCTCCTGCATCATCCAGGCCCTCTGGCAATACGTCAAGACCAACAAGCTGCAGGACTCCCATGACAAGGAGTACATCAACTGTGACAAGTATTTCCAACAG ATCTTTGACTGCCCTCGACTGAAGTTCTCTGAGATCCCTCAGCGCCTCACCAACCTCCTTTTACCCCCCGACCCCATCGTTATCAACCATGTCATCAG CGTGGATCCCAACGACCAGAAGAAGACGGCCTGCTACGACATCGACGTGGAGGTGGAAGACCCCCTGAAGGGTCAGATGAGCAGCTTCCTCCTCTCCACCGCCAACCAGCAGGAGATCGCCTCACTCGACAACAAG ATCCATGAGACCATCGAGTCCATCAACCAGCTGAAGATCCAGAGGGACTTCATGCTCAGTTTCTCCAGAGATCCCAAGGGCTACATCCAGGACTGGCTTAAATCCCAGAGCCGAGACCTTAAG TTAATGACAGACGTGGTGGGGAACcctgaagaggagaggagggcagCGTTTTACCACGAGCCTTGGTCCCAGGAGGCGGTCAGCCGCTATTTCTACTGCAAG ATCCAGCAGAGGAGACAGGAGCTGGAACAGGCCTTAGCTGTCCGCAACACCTAA
- the smarcd3b gene encoding SWI/SNF-related matrix-associated actin-dependent regulator of chromatin subfamily D member 3 isoform X2 encodes MATEETAGGARKATKSKLFEFLVHGVRPGMPSGARMPHQGAPMGPPGPPYGGSPAVRPGLPSPVMEPSRKRPAPSQQVQQQQQQQQQQQAVQSRARKKPVGFPGANEMPARQMDMREPQSDPTLGSNAKRRKMADKILPQRIRELVPESQAYMDLLAFERKLDQTIMRKRVDIQEALKRPMKQKRKLRLYISNTFNPARPDADDSDGSIASWELRVEGKLLDDPGKQKKKFSSFFKSLVIELDKDLYGPDNHLVESKRGALLFQWHRTPTTQETDGFQVKRPGDVSVRCTLLLMLDYQPPQFKLDPRLARLLGIHTQARSCIIQALWQYVKTNKLQDSHDKEYINCDKYFQQIFDCPRLKFSEIPQRLTNLLLPPDPIVINHVISVDPNDQKKTACYDIDVEVEDPLKGQMSSFLLSTANQQEIASLDNKIHETIESINQLKIQRDFMLSFSRDPKGYIQDWLKSQSRDLKLMTDVVGNPEEERRAAFYHEPWSQEAVSRYFYCKIQQRRQELEQALAVRNT; translated from the exons CGTCCTGGCATGCCGTCTGGAGCGAGGATGCCCCACCAGGGAGCTCCCATGGGCCCCCCCGGCCCACCGTACGGAGGGAGCCCGGCGGTGCGGCCCGGCCTGCCCTCCCCGGTGATGGAGCCCAGTCGTAAGAGGCCTGCACCCTCCCAGCaggtccagcagcagcagcagcaacagcagcagcagcaagccgTCCAGAGCCGGGCCAGAAA GAAGCCAGTTGGATTCCCCGGAGCCAATGAGATGCCGGCGAGGCAGATGGACATGAGAGAGCCCCAATCAGATCCCACGCTCGGATCAAA tGCTAAGAGAAGGAAAATGGCAGACAAGATTCTTCCGCAAAGG ATCCGTGAGCTGGTCCCCGAGTCTCAGGCCTACATGGATCTGCTGGCATTTGAGCGCAAACTGGACCAGACCATCATGCGCAAACGTGTGGACATCCAGGAGGCACTGAAGAGACCAATGAAg CAGAAGCGTAAACTGAGGCTTTACATATCGAACACGTTTAATCCTGCCAGACCCGACGCTGATGACTCAGATGGcagcattgcatcgtgggaacTCCGAGTAGAGGGGAAGTTGCTGGACGAT CCGgggaaacagaagaagaagttttCTTCGTTTTTCAAGAGCCTGGTGATTGAGCTGGACAAAGACCTCTACGGTCCTGACAACCACCTGGTTGAG TCAAAGCGTGGTGCCTTGCTCTTTCAGTGGCACCGCACGCCCACCACTCAGGAGACGGACGGCTTCCAGGTGAAAAGGCCGGGGGACGTGAGCGTGCGCTGCActctgctgctgatgctggACTACCAG CCTCCCCAGTTTAAGCTGGACCCTCGCCTGGCTCGCCTGCTTGGCATTCACACTCAGGCTCGCTCCTGCATCATCCAGGCCCTCTGGCAATACGTCAAGACCAACAAGCTGCAGGACTCCCATGACAAGGAGTACATCAACTGTGACAAGTATTTCCAACAG ATCTTTGACTGCCCTCGACTGAAGTTCTCTGAGATCCCTCAGCGCCTCACCAACCTCCTTTTACCCCCCGACCCCATCGTTATCAACCATGTCATCAG CGTGGATCCCAACGACCAGAAGAAGACGGCCTGCTACGACATCGACGTGGAGGTGGAAGACCCCCTGAAGGGTCAGATGAGCAGCTTCCTCCTCTCCACCGCCAACCAGCAGGAGATCGCCTCACTCGACAACAAG ATCCATGAGACCATCGAGTCCATCAACCAGCTGAAGATCCAGAGGGACTTCATGCTCAGTTTCTCCAGAGATCCCAAGGGCTACATCCAGGACTGGCTTAAATCCCAGAGCCGAGACCTTAAG TTAATGACAGACGTGGTGGGGAACcctgaagaggagaggagggcagCGTTTTACCACGAGCCTTGGTCCCAGGAGGCGGTCAGCCGCTATTTCTACTGCAAG ATCCAGCAGAGGAGACAGGAGCTGGAACAGGCCTTAGCTGTCCGCAACACCTAA